A region from the Panicum hallii strain FIL2 chromosome 1, PHallii_v3.1, whole genome shotgun sequence genome encodes:
- the LOC112878322 gene encoding uncharacterized protein LOC112878322 produces the protein MGVGVWNFISQPWMQQRRRPEGPDFSWNKTSFLNRLFECCGLVDLIIGKDLKLPHVNEQRTPISEAKGHYKIKESVMKELSELYSSFRVVLGEGECFYRSFIYFLKDTTLEIFWRL, from the exons ATGGGTGTCGGCGTCTGGAATTTCATCTCACAGCCATGGATGCAGCAGCGGCGCAGACCAGAG GGACCAGACTTCTCATGGAACAAGACCTCTTTTCTCAACCGCTTGTTTGAATGCTGTGGTTTAGTTGATCTAATTATTGGCAAAGATTTGAAGCTTCCTCATGTCAATGAACAG AGGACTCCTATATCTGAAGCAAAAGGCCACTATAAGATCAAGGAATCAGTTATGAAGGAACTTTCAGAATTATACTCATCCTTTCGTGTAGTGCTTGGAGAGGGGGAGTGTTTCTACAGGAGTTTCATTTACTTTCTG AAGGATACTACTCTTGAAATATTTTGGAGACTATAG
- the LOC112891859 gene encoding 40S ribosomal protein S24-1 — translation MADTKAAPAVTLRTRKFMTNRLLSRKQFVLEVLHPGRANVSKADLKDKLAKVYEVKDPNCIFVFKFRTHFGGGKSTGFGLIYDNVEAAKKFEPKYRLIRNGLATKVEKSRKQMKERKNRAKKIRGVKKTKAGDAKKK, via the exons ATGGCGGACAcgaaggcggcgccggcggtgacgCTCCGCACGCGCAAGTTCATGACCAACCGCCTCCTCTCCCGGAAGCAGTTCGTGCTCGAGGTCCTCCACCCGGGCCGCGCCAACGTCTCCAAG GCGGACCTCAAGGACAAGCTGGCCAAGGTGTACGAGGTCAAGGACCCCAACTGCATCTTCGTCTTCAAGTTCCGCACCCACTTCGGAGGCGGCAAGTCCACGGGGTTCGGCCTCATCTACGACAACGTCGAGGCGGCCAAGAAGTTCGAGCCCAAGTACAGGCTCATCAGG AACGGTCTTGCTACCAAGGTGGAGAAGTCGCGGAAGCAGAtgaaggagaggaagaacagggcGAAGAAGATCCGTGGTGTGAAGAAG ACAAAGGCTGGGGACGCAAAGAAGAAATAA